In the Vibrio gigantis genome, one interval contains:
- the ubiG gene encoding bifunctional 2-polyprenyl-6-hydroxyphenol methylase/3-demethylubiquinol 3-O-methyltransferase UbiG — MDALFNLEMPIMTKSQNVDPAEIKKFEDMASRWWDLEGEFKPLHQINPLRLNYVLEKAEGLFGKKVLDVGCGGGILAESMAVEGAIVTGLDMGKEPLEVARLHALETGTKLDYIQSTIEDHAEQNPHTYDVVTCMEMLEHVPDPQSVITACSKLVKPGGHVFFSTLNRNFKSYLFAIVGAEKLLKIVPEGTHEHDKFIRPAELIKMIDNTPLQELGITGLHYNPLTDTYRLGTNVDVNYIVHTQNFG; from the coding sequence ATGGATGCATTATTTAACTTGGAAATGCCGATTATGACTAAATCACAGAACGTAGACCCAGCAGAAATCAAGAAATTCGAAGACATGGCGTCACGCTGGTGGGATCTAGAAGGCGAATTTAAGCCGCTACATCAAATCAACCCACTGCGCCTAAATTACGTATTAGAGAAGGCTGAAGGCCTATTTGGCAAGAAAGTCCTCGATGTTGGCTGCGGCGGCGGCATTCTAGCTGAAAGCATGGCGGTTGAAGGTGCGATAGTGACTGGCCTAGATATGGGTAAAGAGCCGCTAGAAGTAGCACGCCTTCACGCATTGGAAACAGGCACCAAACTCGATTACATCCAGAGTACGATAGAAGACCATGCAGAGCAGAACCCACACACCTACGATGTGGTAACGTGCATGGAAATGCTTGAACACGTACCTGACCCACAATCTGTTATCACTGCCTGTTCGAAGCTGGTGAAACCTGGCGGCCATGTATTCTTTTCTACGTTAAACCGTAACTTCAAATCTTACTTGTTTGCGATTGTTGGCGCAGAGAAGCTATTGAAGATTGTTCCAGAAGGTACTCATGAACACGATAAGTTCATTCGCCCTGCCGAACTTATCAAAATGATTGATAACACGCCGCTGCAAGAATTAGGCATTACGGGACTGCACTATAATCCGTTAACGGACACTTACCGTTTAGGCACAAATGTAGACGTAAACTACATCGTTCACACTCAAAACTTTGGCTAA